The segment TCACGACGTTTCTAGCGGAGAGGACGCCCTCGATTTCGTTCACCAACGCGGTGCGTACGAAGATTCGCCCCGCCCGGACGTTATCCTGTTGGATCCACAGCTGCCCGGAAAGAGCGGAATGGACGTCCTGGCCGAACTGAACGACGATCCCGAGTTGTGCGAGACCCCCGTCGTCGTTCTTACGAGCTCCGAAGTAGGAGAGAAAATAATCAGATCACACGGTCTCGAGGCCGACACCTATATTCAGAAACCGGTCGAGGTCGGAGAGTTCGTCGAATTCGTCCAGTCGATCGAGGACTTCTGGCTCGCGTTCGTTCAACAGCCAACCGACCGATAGGATCGCCGTCATCCGTCTACGAGGTCGTCCAATCGGTCGAAGTACCGGTCGCGAGGAACCTGATATCGCTCGCGGTAGTCTACCTCCCCGTCTGCGAACCGTCGAGCGAGATCGATCGCGTGCTCGAGTGCGTCCGCTCGCGTCGAAAACCGGGCCGATCCGTCGACGGTGACGTCCGGTTCGAGATAGAACGTGACGAACCAGTCGTCACCGGCAGTGGTGTCCGTCGGGTTCCGTCCGGGACGGCGCGTTCGTCGGCCGTGAGTCAGATACAGCGTCGGAAGGCAGGCGGCGGGAAACGCCTCGCCGTTGAAGACGTCCGGTCGGTAGGCGAGGACGAGCCGCCCGTCTTCGCCTTCGGACCAGACCACCCAGCCGTCCGGAACCACCGTCTCGTCGGTCATCGTTTCGCTTTCTGTCTGACGTGAACGTTCTCGACTCCCGTCTCTGGATACT is part of the Natrarchaeobius halalkaliphilus genome and harbors:
- a CDS encoding response regulator codes for the protein MPEDEMIGDPIDILLVEPNPGDTRLFTETFEEAKVMNAVHDVSSGEDALDFVHQRGAYEDSPRPDVILLDPQLPGKSGMDVLAELNDDPELCETPVVVLTSSEVGEKIIRSHGLEADTYIQKPVEVGEFVEFVQSIEDFWLAFVQQPTDR
- a CDS encoding DUF5820 family protein: MTDETVVPDGWVVWSEGEDGRLVLAYRPDVFNGEAFPAACLPTLYLTHGRRTRRPGRNPTDTTAGDDWFVTFYLEPDVTVDGSARFSTRADALEHAIDLARRFADGEVDYRERYQVPRDRYFDRLDDLVDG